GGTACGCGGGCGTCATCAGCTTCGGCGCCGCGGTCGGTCTGACCACGGTCTGCATGATCCTGCTGCTCGGCCAGACCCGGGTCTTCTTCGCGATGAGCCGCGACGGACTGCTGCCGCGGTTCTTCTCCCGGGTCCACCCCAGGTTCCGCACCCCGCACCGGCCGACCATCCTGCTCGGTGTGATCATCGCGATCGTGGCGGGCTTCACCAGCCTCAGCGAACTGGCCGAACTGGTCAACATCGGTACGCTCTTCGCCTTCGTCGTCGTCGCGATCGGCGTCGTCATCCTCCGCCACACCCGCCCCGACCTGCACCGCTCCTTCCGCACCCCGCTGGTCCCGCTGGTCCCGATCGTCTCCGTCCTCGCCTCGCTGTGGCTGATGCTCAACCTGCCGGCCGAGACCTGGCTGCGGTTCGCGATCTGGATGGTGATCGGCTTCGTCGTCTACTTCCTGTACGGCCGCTCGCACAGCCGTCTCGCGCGGCACGAGGAGACGAGCGGGGCCGCGGTGCACCCGCCGCGCCCCGACACCCAGTGATCGGCCCCCATTGATGCTCCGGCCCCGTATGTCCCGCTTCGGTGGAGGCCGCGGGGCCGGATAGCGTGCACCGTATGCTCGCCGGGCTCCTGGAATCACCACGCTCCGCAGCCGCGTCACGGATGTCGGGCCCCGGCTACTGGAGACGGCTGCTGCCCCTCCTCGGGGTGCTGGTCTGTCTCACCCGGACCCCCTCCTTCGTACGGCCGCTGTGGAACCCCGACGAGGGCTATCTCGCCGTACAGGCGCGGATACTGGCGGGCGGGGGAGAGCTCTACGAGACCGTCGTGGACCGCAAGCCGCCGCTCGTGCCGTGGTTGTACGAGGCGGCGTTCGCGGTGTTCGGTTCCGGTTCGCTGACGTCCGTGCGCGTCCTCGCGATCGTGGCCCAGCTGTCGACCGCCGTGCTGCTGGCCTCGCTGGCCCGGCGTCGCTGGGGCGATCGGGCCGGGCGCACGGCCGGGGTGCTGTACGCGCTGGTCTCCATCGGGCTCAACCCCGAGGACGCGCAGGCGGCGACCTTCGAGGTGTTCATACTGCCCTGCACGACGGCCGCGATGTGGTGCGCCGACCGGTGCCGCTGGGGCGCCGCGGGGGTCGCCGTGGCCTGCTCCTTCCTGACCAAGCAGACCGGCGGGGTGGTGATGGTGCCGGTGCTCTGGATGCTGTGGCGCCAGGAGAAGGACCCCCGAAAGGGCCTGCTGTGGCTGGGAGGTGGCGTGGCCGCCCCGGTCCTGGGTGCGGCGCTGCTCACCACCCCGGCGGGTTTCCTGTTCTGGACGGTCACCGGCTCGGGTGCCTACGTCTCCTTCAGGGGCTCCGAACTGCACGTCCTGTCACGGGGGTTGACCAACACGGGGATCCTCGCGGCGGCCTGTGCGGGCCTGATCCCGCCGATCCTGCGGGCGCTGCGCGTGGCCCGCGCCGGCGCGGCCGAACTCTGGCTGTGGCTGGGCTCGTCGGCGGTGGCGGTCCTGGTCGGGTTCCACTTCTTCGGCCACTACTACCTGCAACTCATTCCGTCCGTGGCCCTGTTGGCGACGGCCGCGCTCCAGATCCTGCCCCGCGACCGCCTGGTGACCGCCGTCTTCGCCTCGGTCGGGTGTTGCGCGCTGTTCCTGGCCTGGGGCCTGCTCGCGCCACGCCCCGAACTCGGACACGCCCAGCGCCTCGCCGCAGCCCTGCACCACCGTACGGATCCCGGGGACCGCGTCCTCGTGTGGGGCATACACCCGGAGACGTACTGGCTGGCGAACCGGACCCCCGCCAGCCGCTATCTGACCGCCGGGCTCCTCACCAACTACAGCGGGGGCCGTGACGGTCCCCAGGTCGGCGAGAAGTACGCCGTCGAGGGCGCCTGGCCGGTGTTCCGCGCGGAACTGACGGCTCACCCACCGGCCCTGGTCGTCGACGACTCCCGGGGCAAGCCGTACGCCCCCGACCGGGTCAGCTCGCTGCGCCGGCTGCTGGCCGCGGGATACGAGGAGTCGGGCACGGTGGACGGGGCGGTGCTGTACGCCCGCACGGGGCCGCCGGACTGACGCCGGGGCCACGCCGCTCACCCGGGCTCGCCCCGCCCGCCCGCCGACCCGTCCCGGCCCAGCGGTCGCGCGCCGGCT
This portion of the Streptomyces mirabilis genome encodes:
- a CDS encoding ArnT family glycosyltransferase, giving the protein MLAGLLESPRSAAASRMSGPGYWRRLLPLLGVLVCLTRTPSFVRPLWNPDEGYLAVQARILAGGGELYETVVDRKPPLVPWLYEAAFAVFGSGSLTSVRVLAIVAQLSTAVLLASLARRRWGDRAGRTAGVLYALVSIGLNPEDAQAATFEVFILPCTTAAMWCADRCRWGAAGVAVACSFLTKQTGGVVMVPVLWMLWRQEKDPRKGLLWLGGGVAAPVLGAALLTTPAGFLFWTVTGSGAYVSFRGSELHVLSRGLTNTGILAAACAGLIPPILRALRVARAGAAELWLWLGSSAVAVLVGFHFFGHYYLQLIPSVALLATAALQILPRDRLVTAVFASVGCCALFLAWGLLAPRPELGHAQRLAAALHHRTDPGDRVLVWGIHPETYWLANRTPASRYLTAGLLTNYSGGRDGPQVGEKYAVEGAWPVFRAELTAHPPALVVDDSRGKPYAPDRVSSLRRLLAAGYEESGTVDGAVLYARTGPPD